A part of Lampris incognitus isolate fLamInc1 chromosome 21, fLamInc1.hap2, whole genome shotgun sequence genomic DNA contains:
- the LOC130131537 gene encoding gamma-crystallin S-like isoform X2, translating into MGRVSTGGIIFYEDKNYQGRRYECDSDCTDFHSYLSRCNSIRVESGTWVVYERPNYMGYQYVLTRGEYPDYQRWMGLNDRVSSCKMIHFASESPYKIELYGKGDFAGQALEATEDCPSVLEKFHWREVHSCKVLGGWWVFYEHPDYKGRQYLLEKGEYPKPVDWGAVCPTVQSFKRLTE; encoded by the exons ATGGGCCGAGTGAGTACCGGTGGA ATCATCTTCTACGAGGACAAGAACTACCAGGGTCGCAGGTATGAGTGTGACAGTGACTGCACCGACTTCCACTCCTACCTGAGCCGCTGCAACTCCATCCGGGTGGAGAGCGGCACCTGGGTGGTCTACGAGAGGCCCAACTACATGGGCTACCAGTACGTCCTGACCAGGGGCGAGTATCCCGACTACCAGCGCTGGATGGGCCTCAACGACAGAGTCAGCTCCTGCAAAATGATTCACTTT GCCAGCGAAAGCCCCTATAAGATCGAGCTCTATGGTAAAGGGGACTTCGCCGGCCAGGCCTTGGAAGCAACCGAGGACTGCCCGTCTGTGCTGGAGAAGTTCCACTGGCGGGAGGTGCACTCCTGCAAGGTGCTGGGGGGCTGGTGGGTCTTCTACGAGCACCCCGACTACAAGGGCCGGCAGTACCTGCTGGAGAAGGGCGAGTACCCCAAGCCTGTGGACTGGGGCGCTGTCTGCCCTACTGTGCAGTCCTTCAAAAGGCTGACCGAGtag
- the LOC130131537 gene encoding gamma-crystallin S-like isoform X4, with product MVKIIFYEDKNYQGRRYECDSDCTDFHSYLSRCNSIRVESGTWVVYERPNYMGYQYVLTRGEYPDYQRWMGLNDRVSSCKMIHFASESPYKIELYGKGDFAGQALEATEDCPSVLEKFHWREVHSCKVLGGWWVFYEHPDYKGRQYLLEKGEYPKPVDWGAVCPTVQSFKRLTE from the exons ATCATCTTCTACGAGGACAAGAACTACCAGGGTCGCAGGTATGAGTGTGACAGTGACTGCACCGACTTCCACTCCTACCTGAGCCGCTGCAACTCCATCCGGGTGGAGAGCGGCACCTGGGTGGTCTACGAGAGGCCCAACTACATGGGCTACCAGTACGTCCTGACCAGGGGCGAGTATCCCGACTACCAGCGCTGGATGGGCCTCAACGACAGAGTCAGCTCCTGCAAAATGATTCACTTT GCCAGCGAAAGCCCCTATAAGATCGAGCTCTATGGTAAAGGGGACTTCGCCGGCCAGGCCTTGGAAGCAACCGAGGACTGCCCGTCTGTGCTGGAGAAGTTCCACTGGCGGGAGGTGCACTCCTGCAAGGTGCTGGGGGGCTGGTGGGTCTTCTACGAGCACCCCGACTACAAGGGCCGGCAGTACCTGCTGGAGAAGGGCGAGTACCCCAAGCCTGTGGACTGGGGCGCTGTCTGCCCTACTGTGCAGTCCTTCAAAAGGCTGACCGAGtag
- the LOC130131537 gene encoding gamma-crystallin S-like isoform X3, with amino-acid sequence MGRIIFYEDKNYQGRRYECDSDCTDFHSYLSRCNSIRVESGTWVVYERPNYMGYQYVLTRGEYPDYQRWMGLNDRVSSCKMIHFASESPYKIELYGKGDFAGQALEATEDCPSVLEKFHWREVHSCKVLGGWWVFYEHPDYKGRQYLLEKGEYPKPVDWGAVCPTVQSFKRLTE; translated from the exons ATGGGCCGA ATCATCTTCTACGAGGACAAGAACTACCAGGGTCGCAGGTATGAGTGTGACAGTGACTGCACCGACTTCCACTCCTACCTGAGCCGCTGCAACTCCATCCGGGTGGAGAGCGGCACCTGGGTGGTCTACGAGAGGCCCAACTACATGGGCTACCAGTACGTCCTGACCAGGGGCGAGTATCCCGACTACCAGCGCTGGATGGGCCTCAACGACAGAGTCAGCTCCTGCAAAATGATTCACTTT GCCAGCGAAAGCCCCTATAAGATCGAGCTCTATGGTAAAGGGGACTTCGCCGGCCAGGCCTTGGAAGCAACCGAGGACTGCCCGTCTGTGCTGGAGAAGTTCCACTGGCGGGAGGTGCACTCCTGCAAGGTGCTGGGGGGCTGGTGGGTCTTCTACGAGCACCCCGACTACAAGGGCCGGCAGTACCTGCTGGAGAAGGGCGAGTACCCCAAGCCTGTGGACTGGGGCGCTGTCTGCCCTACTGTGCAGTCCTTCAAAAGGCTGACCGAGtag
- the LOC130131537 gene encoding gamma-crystallin S-like isoform X5 has protein sequence MGRIIFYEDKNYQGRRYECDSDCTDFHSYLSRCNSIRVESGTWVVYERPNYMGYQYVLTRGEYPDYQRWMGLNDRVSSCKMIHFVASESPYKIELYGKGDFAGQALEATEDCPSVLEKFHWREVHSCKVLGGWWVFYEHPDYKGRQYLLEKGEYPKPVDWGAVCPTVQSFKRLTE, from the exons ATGGGCCGA ATCATCTTCTACGAGGACAAGAACTACCAGGGTCGCAGGTATGAGTGTGACAGTGACTGCACCGACTTCCACTCCTACCTGAGCCGCTGCAACTCCATCCGGGTGGAGAGCGGCACCTGGGTGGTCTACGAGAGGCCCAACTACATGGGCTACCAGTACGTCCTGACCAGGGGCGAGTATCCCGACTACCAGCGCTGGATGGGCCTCAACGACAGAGTCAGCTCCTGCAAAATGATTCACTTT GTG GCCAGCGAAAGCCCCTATAAGATCGAGCTCTATGGTAAAGGGGACTTCGCCGGCCAGGCCTTGGAAGCAACCGAGGACTGCCCGTCTGTGCTGGAGAAGTTCCACTGGCGGGAGGTGCACTCCTGCAAGGTGCTGGGGGGCTGGTGGGTCTTCTACGAGCACCCCGACTACAAGGGCCGGCAGTACCTGCTGGAGAAGGGCGAGTACCCCAAGCCTGTGGACTGGGGCGCTGTCTGCCCTACTGTGCAGTCCTTCAAAAGGCTGACCGAGtag
- the LOC130131537 gene encoding gamma-crystallin S-like isoform X1 has protein sequence MVKIIFYEDKNYQGRRYECDSDCTDFHSYLSRCNSIRVESGTWVVYERPNYMGYQYVLTRGEYPDYQRWMGLNDRVSSCKMIHFVSPRTLWITPSEGPYKIELYGKGDFAGQALEATEDCPSVLEKFHWREVHSCKVLGGWWVFYEHPDYKGRQYLLEKGEYPKPVDWGAVCPTVQSFKRLTE, from the exons ATCATCTTCTACGAGGACAAGAACTACCAGGGTCGCAGGTATGAGTGTGACAGTGACTGCACCGACTTCCACTCCTACCTGAGCCGCTGCAACTCCATCCGGGTGGAGAGCGGCACCTGGGTGGTCTACGAGAGGCCCAACTACATGGGCTACCAGTACGTCCTGACCAGGGGCGAGTATCCCGACTACCAGCGCTGGATGGGCCTCAACGACAGAGTCAGCTCCTGCAAAATGATTCACTTTGTAAGCCCCCGAACTCTCTGGATAACACCAAGTGAAGG CCCCTATAAGATCGAGCTCTATGGTAAAGGGGACTTCGCCGGCCAGGCCTTGGAAGCAACCGAGGACTGCCCGTCTGTGCTGGAGAAGTTCCACTGGCGGGAGGTGCACTCCTGCAAGGTGCTGGGGGGCTGGTGGGTCTTCTACGAGCACCCCGACTACAAGGGCCGGCAGTACCTGCTGGAGAAGGGCGAGTACCCCAAGCCTGTGGACTGGGGCGCTGTCTGCCCTACTGTGCAGTCCTTCAAAAGGCTGACCGAGtag